In Leifsonia sp. ZF2019, a genomic segment contains:
- a CDS encoding YchJ family protein has translation MTPDRCPCLSGRTYSECCGPLHRGEPAPTAERLMRSRFSAFARGDGAYLLRSWHASTRPAQLDLDDGLRWYRLDIERTEHGGPFDTEGVVAFRAYYKGAERGELHETSRFVKEGRDWFYVEAV, from the coding sequence GTGACCCCCGACCGATGCCCGTGCCTGAGCGGCCGGACCTACTCCGAGTGCTGCGGGCCGTTGCACCGCGGGGAACCCGCTCCGACGGCCGAGCGGCTGATGCGGTCGCGCTTCAGCGCCTTCGCGCGGGGCGACGGCGCCTACCTGCTCCGCAGTTGGCATGCGTCCACGCGCCCCGCGCAGCTCGATCTCGACGACGGTCTCCGCTGGTACCGTCTGGACATCGAGCGCACCGAGCACGGAGGTCCCTTCGACACCGAGGGCGTCGTCGCGTTCCGCGCCTACTACAAGGGCGCCGAACGCGGCGAACTGCACGAGACCTCCCGGTTCGTGAAAGAGGGGCGGGACTGGTTCTACGTGGAGGCCGTCTGA
- a CDS encoding VOC family protein: MIRIGSVVWGVRDVQRGIAFWSAVLGYEPVYEPDADWALLAPASGRGPRLALKEVGSETNRSPHHHLDLYADDQEAEVARLLSLGASEVEWDYEDGADYVVLADPDGNRFCVVAAGPAAREPE; the protein is encoded by the coding sequence ATGATCCGGATCGGCTCGGTGGTGTGGGGTGTGCGGGACGTGCAGCGCGGGATCGCATTCTGGTCGGCGGTGCTCGGGTATGAGCCCGTGTATGAGCCCGACGCGGATTGGGCACTGCTCGCGCCGGCATCCGGGCGAGGCCCCCGGCTCGCGCTCAAGGAGGTCGGGTCGGAGACGAACCGGTCGCCGCACCACCACCTCGACCTCTATGCCGACGACCAGGAGGCGGAAGTCGCGCGGCTGCTGTCGCTCGGGGCATCCGAGGTGGAGTGGGACTACGAGGACGGCGCGGACTACGTGGTCCTCGCCGACCCCGACGGCAACCGGTTCTGCGTCGTCGCCGCCGGCCCGGCCGCGCGCGAGCCCGAGTGA
- a CDS encoding tyrosine-type recombinase/integrase, with protein sequence MAKSTPYSASIRLRPRSDGSVAHDVRYRLDGKSRTMSFDDSASASRWAKILRQVGPVEAVKLLKKDIDDDSPTVDEYAERYITTKAGTEGLTRDHYRMYMRISISPAMGALPLEAVTPQLIAEWIEAQIKEGKSAKTIANRHGFLSAMFQHAVDVSEILRKNPCSHTSLPSSEREEMVFLSADEFAHLLSFVPPKWQPLVFLLASTGLRWGEVTALKPGDFDTAHNTVTVSRAWKKSKDQGWYVGAPKTKKSRRTIKVPEDAMAAVKPLIDRADEWVFTNSKGLPVRHQTFWEVVWVPAVRLANGKPAYAKAYRSDRPWSAAPSSVWNREPSQTPIRKEPRIHDLRHSHASWLINAGVPLTAIQRRLGHESVKTTSDTYGHLSPDMLQHAADVAGEVLAGAMPQIVA encoded by the coding sequence ATGGCTAAATCGACTCCCTACTCTGCGAGCATCCGGCTCCGCCCGCGCTCCGACGGGTCCGTCGCGCACGACGTCCGCTATCGGCTCGACGGCAAGTCGCGCACCATGTCATTCGACGACAGCGCTTCCGCTTCCCGATGGGCCAAGATCCTCCGCCAGGTCGGTCCCGTCGAGGCGGTCAAGCTCCTGAAGAAAGACATTGACGACGACTCCCCCACCGTGGACGAGTACGCCGAGCGCTACATCACCACAAAGGCCGGCACCGAAGGTCTCACTCGAGACCACTACCGGATGTACATGCGGATCTCGATCAGCCCAGCGATGGGCGCCCTCCCCCTCGAAGCCGTGACACCGCAGCTGATCGCTGAGTGGATCGAGGCACAGATCAAGGAGGGTAAGTCAGCCAAGACCATTGCGAACCGACACGGCTTCCTGTCCGCCATGTTCCAGCACGCAGTGGACGTCTCAGAGATCCTTCGCAAGAACCCGTGTTCACACACCAGTCTTCCGAGCTCCGAGCGGGAGGAGATGGTGTTCCTGTCCGCGGATGAGTTCGCCCATCTTCTGTCGTTCGTCCCGCCAAAGTGGCAGCCGTTGGTCTTTCTCCTTGCTTCGACTGGCCTCCGATGGGGTGAGGTCACGGCACTCAAGCCAGGGGACTTCGACACGGCTCACAACACCGTGACGGTTTCGCGGGCGTGGAAGAAGTCCAAGGATCAAGGTTGGTACGTTGGCGCACCGAAGACGAAGAAGTCACGTCGAACGATCAAGGTTCCTGAGGACGCAATGGCCGCCGTGAAGCCCCTGATTGATCGGGCCGACGAGTGGGTGTTCACGAATTCGAAAGGCCTTCCAGTGCGTCACCAGACGTTCTGGGAGGTGGTTTGGGTGCCAGCGGTTCGGCTCGCCAACGGCAAGCCCGCGTATGCGAAGGCTTACCGAAGCGATCGGCCCTGGTCGGCTGCACCATCAAGCGTGTGGAATCGTGAGCCGTCGCAGACACCCATTCGTAAAGAGCCCCGCATCCACGACCTGCGGCACTCACACGCGTCTTGGCTGATCAACGCTGGCGTTCCACTTACGGCCATCCAGCGCCGTTTGGGGCACGAGTCAGTGAAGACCACGTCAGACACCTACGGTCACCTCTCCCCCGACATGTTGCAGCACGCCGCCGATGTTGCTGGCGAGGTTCTCGCGGGCGCCATGCCGCAGATTGTCGCTTAG
- a CDS encoding DUF3263 domain-containing protein → MLTPREHLILDFEDTHPDNPAKEEQIRHTFGFSATRYYSQLHHLIRGQDAEAEHPMLVHRLRRLAVERAGKRTQAS, encoded by the coding sequence ATGCTGACCCCTCGTGAACATCTCATCCTCGACTTCGAGGACACCCACCCCGACAACCCGGCCAAGGAAGAACAGATCCGACACACGTTCGGGTTCTCTGCCACCCGGTACTACTCCCAGTTGCATCACCTGATCCGCGGGCAAGACGCCGAAGCCGAGCACCCCATGCTCGTACACCGGCTCAGAAGACTCGCAGTAGAGCGAGCAGGGAAGCGAACTCAAGCGTCCTAA
- a CDS encoding glycoside hydrolase family 16 protein gives MPRNLAVTVGYFPAPTLQLVDPTSDSAVQPSGLSGWSLRFSDEFNGTTLERLKWDTLYPAWNIFTSQNPGGNRTNTDNANYYNDDNATLDGSSNLLLTMAQDSTTYPGLSYKSGMVQSLKSYTTSPGCFVEARVQIPVLSNILWPAAWMSNSQTNTWPPETDYFELFGMGPGTEQNIYVTTSDKDTVHVNAPSNLTAWHTYGAWWKADGTTAFYIDGALSRTSSKVIGGSQYLILNLAARTGQSWPGSNPTMLVDYIRVWR, from the coding sequence ATGCCGCGGAATCTGGCGGTCACGGTAGGGTACTTTCCGGCACCCACCCTCCAACTGGTTGACCCCACGTCGGACTCCGCAGTCCAACCGTCCGGCTTGTCGGGGTGGTCGTTGAGGTTCTCGGATGAGTTCAACGGGACCACCCTGGAAAGGTTGAAGTGGGACACGTTGTACCCGGCGTGGAACATCTTCACGAGCCAGAACCCGGGCGGGAACCGCACCAACACGGACAACGCGAACTATTACAACGACGACAACGCCACCCTGGACGGGTCATCGAACCTGCTGTTGACGATGGCGCAGGACTCCACCACCTACCCGGGGTTGTCGTACAAGTCGGGCATGGTGCAGTCGCTGAAGTCGTACACGACATCGCCCGGTTGCTTCGTCGAGGCTCGAGTGCAGATCCCGGTGCTTTCGAACATTCTGTGGCCGGCCGCGTGGATGTCGAATAGTCAGACGAACACGTGGCCGCCGGAGACGGACTATTTCGAGCTGTTCGGAATGGGGCCAGGCACAGAGCAGAACATCTACGTAACGACGTCCGACAAGGACACCGTGCACGTGAACGCACCATCCAACCTGACCGCCTGGCACACCTACGGGGCCTGGTGGAAAGCGGACGGGACAACGGCGTTCTACATCGACGGTGCACTCTCGAGAACATCGTCGAAGGTGATCGGTGGTTCCCAGTACCTGATCCTGAACCTCGCCGCCCGAACCGGGCAATCGTGGCCCGGATCGAACCCGACAATGCTGGTGGACTACATCCGCGTGTGGAGGTGA
- a CDS encoding CHAP domain-containing protein: protein MPDLLNRSVDDMLAAMAAQFGTRWPNPWWPKGISAYDDCAACVSFYLFGLNSLGNPFYSYVSQIQTWGRNLGVWHPGHAGVQRGDVLAFDWDGDGDPDHTEIVVSVSSGGSIVTSRGTNSNPGDDMRDRTRSAGYILSYIRPPYPGTTSAADGGATLIPQGDEVDMASITELRAQQDASNAAQTALIKEMLLRENRGRLYYCAAPPAGLPQFVIIFWDRTPGEKNVLYINDGEQQARNARDFYSQTYDTVEQAKAAAIGTTQFQTLINLALGTDSAFTNKRATK from the coding sequence ATGCCTGACCTCCTGAACCGCAGTGTCGACGACATGCTCGCAGCGATGGCGGCACAGTTCGGCACCAGGTGGCCGAACCCGTGGTGGCCGAAGGGCATCAGCGCGTACGACGACTGCGCCGCCTGCGTGAGCTTCTACCTCTTCGGCCTCAACTCCCTCGGCAACCCGTTCTACAGCTACGTCTCGCAGATCCAGACCTGGGGCCGCAACCTCGGCGTCTGGCATCCCGGCCACGCCGGAGTGCAGCGCGGCGACGTGCTCGCGTTCGACTGGGACGGCGACGGCGACCCCGACCACACCGAGATCGTCGTCTCAGTCTCGTCCGGCGGTTCGATCGTCACCTCCCGCGGCACGAACTCAAACCCGGGCGACGACATGCGCGACCGCACCCGATCCGCCGGCTACATCCTCAGCTACATCCGACCGCCCTACCCAGGCACCACCTCGGCCGCTGATGGCGGCGCAACCCTGATCCCGCAAGGAGACGAAGTCGACATGGCATCCATCACCGAGCTCCGCGCCCAGCAGGACGCATCGAACGCCGCTCAGACGGCCCTCATCAAGGAGATGCTCCTGCGAGAGAACCGCGGGCGCCTCTACTACTGCGCGGCGCCGCCGGCGGGCCTGCCGCAGTTCGTGATCATCTTCTGGGACCGCACCCCGGGCGAGAAGAACGTGCTGTACATCAACGACGGCGAGCAGCAGGCGCGAAACGCTCGTGACTTCTACTCCCAGACGTACGACACCGTCGAGCAGGCGAAGGCGGCTGCGATTGGTACTACGCAGTTCCAGACCCTGATCAACCTCGCGCTCGGTACCGACTCGGCGTTCACGAACAAGCGCGCGACGAAGTAG
- a CDS encoding tail fiber domain-containing protein, with the protein MAGGYKAPRDGTEQLTGAMADQRERLRELERPTGTSIGSLVQQVQQTLANIVAQVNTIATAWMAANAYTKAQVDSKVASPGTIAPVDVNASGNVSAANVTASGQVVSAGIVRSPGTKSNTVTVGYSAVYIDSSGNMGGNTSTRRSKTNIVPLEIDLDAFLGLQAYRFQRHTDVLEMGEGAPWQSGLMAEDVEPVAPLNVWLDEDGLVAGVRYEELVVPLLMAVQRERTLRVSLEERVAALEAQSVADGGVS; encoded by the coding sequence ATGGCTGGCGGCTATAAGGCGCCGCGGGATGGTACCGAACAGCTCACCGGCGCGATGGCCGATCAGCGAGAACGCCTCCGCGAGCTCGAGCGCCCCACGGGGACATCCATCGGTTCCTTAGTGCAGCAGGTCCAGCAGACGCTGGCGAACATCGTTGCTCAGGTGAACACGATCGCCACCGCATGGATGGCAGCGAACGCCTACACGAAGGCGCAGGTCGATTCGAAGGTCGCCAGCCCAGGCACGATCGCCCCGGTCGACGTCAACGCGTCAGGGAACGTTTCCGCCGCGAACGTGACAGCCTCCGGGCAGGTGGTTTCGGCTGGGATTGTGCGTTCTCCTGGAACGAAGTCCAACACGGTCACTGTTGGCTATTCGGCGGTCTACATCGACTCGTCGGGCAACATGGGTGGCAACACCTCAACTCGACGGTCAAAGACGAACATCGTGCCGTTGGAGATCGATCTTGATGCTTTCCTCGGCCTGCAGGCGTACAGGTTCCAGCGGCACACCGACGTGCTCGAGATGGGCGAGGGGGCGCCGTGGCAGTCGGGGCTCATGGCTGAGGATGTAGAACCAGTCGCCCCGCTGAATGTCTGGTTAGACGAGGACGGTCTCGTCGCCGGTGTCCGGTATGAGGAACTCGTGGTTCCGCTCCTGATGGCTGTACAGCGGGAACGAACGCTGAGGGTTTCGCTCGAGGAACGGGTGGCCGCGCTGGAAGCTCAGTCAGTCGCAGACGGCGGGGTTTCCTGA
- a CDS encoding phage tail domain-containing protein — protein sequence MTVAIDSLVLPAGPGETGTDGFVLVFLGDWDAVSESKTEIRERPQADGSFAIAMDWRKSLAFSIKGAFLGEARSDVQSAKQLLKTKIARGKSVTVLVTDIDGPMRRVASVRSVILDPDYGGNQFTFTIDLVAFDPLMYGPDQSFSTGVPVSGGGLLFPLGTTPTAYWDFGADGSSGRVSFTNTGTAPTWGTLTATGGLSGGFTATDVTTGQTVRFERVIPDGSLVQINQRTGRAWIDSPSNDVSGYLTVRDFFQVGPGETHQIQFSPLGAVTGTPQFTFTAAPANH from the coding sequence ATGACAGTTGCTATCGACAGTCTGGTGCTCCCCGCTGGCCCGGGTGAGACAGGTACAGATGGATTCGTTCTTGTGTTCCTGGGCGACTGGGATGCGGTCTCGGAATCGAAGACAGAGATCCGGGAACGACCTCAAGCGGACGGTTCATTCGCAATCGCGATGGACTGGCGAAAGTCGCTGGCGTTCTCGATCAAGGGCGCGTTTCTCGGGGAGGCCCGATCCGATGTTCAGTCGGCAAAGCAACTGTTGAAGACGAAAATCGCCCGAGGAAAGTCGGTCACCGTTCTTGTGACTGACATCGACGGTCCCATGCGGCGAGTGGCTTCCGTCCGATCGGTGATCCTGGACCCCGACTACGGCGGCAACCAGTTCACCTTCACGATCGACCTGGTTGCGTTCGATCCACTCATGTACGGGCCCGACCAGAGCTTTTCGACGGGTGTCCCGGTGTCCGGCGGCGGGTTGCTGTTCCCGCTGGGAACAACGCCTACCGCCTACTGGGACTTCGGTGCTGACGGGTCATCCGGTCGCGTGTCGTTCACGAATACAGGCACAGCGCCCACGTGGGGGACGCTGACGGCCACTGGCGGGTTGAGCGGTGGGTTCACCGCGACCGACGTCACCACCGGGCAGACGGTTCGATTCGAGCGGGTCATCCCAGACGGGTCGCTTGTGCAAATCAACCAGCGAACAGGCCGTGCGTGGATCGACTCGCCAAGCAATGACGTGTCCGGGTATCTGACAGTCAGGGACTTCTTCCAAGTCGGGCCAGGTGAAACGCACCAGATCCAGTTCTCGCCCTTGGGTGCAGTGACGGGTACCCCACAGTTCACCTTCACGGCGGCACCCGCGAACCACTAG